A stretch of Blautia liquoris DNA encodes these proteins:
- a CDS encoding MFS transporter, with amino-acid sequence MNENKQIKPIQSAAILAIFLGAMAFTVVTPAMATLAQHFEGKDVSWISTLPTLFVVIATMISGTIMGKRVKYRTLAIVSSVLSLLGGCAPAFFDSYTGTLICRAIMGFGLGLMAPLGNALIIGLYEGKKQASMLGYGTLFMNAGGIIMQMLGGSLAELGWNKTFYGHAFLVIGLVMSFFLPEPDNVSYQKDTGSDGTKAKVSGSVWVIALVVFIFGMLNYPIMMNLSVLFEARSAGGAAAAGTSLSLYTVAGCAAGLLFGKIFQMAKRWCLSLGYVLSALGALFVYVGQSAAVMTIGLILIGFGFSVIMPACLSWIGISTAPETIALATSIVMAATNLGSFASSLWLQILKMVTGENLYSAIVAEIIVLFVTAVIFAVYNPFNAVKKDTGTATGAV; translated from the coding sequence ATGAATGAAAATAAACAAATAAAGCCAATTCAAAGTGCTGCAATACTTGCTATTTTTCTGGGTGCGATGGCGTTTACGGTGGTCACACCGGCAATGGCAACTTTAGCACAGCATTTTGAAGGGAAAGATGTTTCCTGGATCTCTACTCTGCCTACATTGTTTGTAGTCATTGCTACGATGATTTCCGGAACAATCATGGGAAAAAGAGTGAAGTATAGGACACTTGCAATTGTATCAAGTGTTTTATCTTTGCTGGGTGGATGTGCTCCTGCATTTTTTGACAGTTATACTGGAACTTTAATCTGCAGGGCTATTATGGGATTTGGTCTCGGACTGATGGCACCCCTTGGGAATGCACTGATCATCGGGCTATATGAAGGGAAAAAACAAGCATCCATGTTGGGGTATGGGACCTTATTCATGAATGCCGGCGGGATTATTATGCAAATGCTGGGGGGATCGCTGGCCGAACTTGGATGGAATAAAACATTTTACGGGCATGCTTTTCTGGTAATCGGACTTGTCATGTCATTTTTCCTGCCTGAACCAGATAATGTGTCTTATCAAAAGGACACCGGGAGTGATGGAACAAAAGCTAAGGTGAGCGGGAGCGTATGGGTGATTGCGCTTGTGGTTTTCATATTCGGTATGCTGAACTATCCAATTATGATGAACTTATCTGTGTTATTTGAAGCGAGATCGGCAGGGGGTGCTGCAGCGGCCGGAACTTCACTTTCTCTCTATACAGTAGCGGGCTGTGCTGCAGGCCTATTGTTCGGAAAGATTTTCCAGATGGCGAAACGTTGGTGTCTGTCTCTTGGATACGTATTGAGTGCGCTTGGAGCTTTGTTCGTATATGTTGGCCAGTCAGCAGCAGTTATGACAATTGGATTGATTTTAATTGGCTTTGGGTTTTCTGTTATCATGCCGGCTTGTCTATCGTGGATTGGGATAAGTACTGCACCAGAGACAATTGCACTTGCAACTTCAATTGTAATGGCCGCTACGAATCTTGGGAGCTTTGCAAGTTCTCTATGGCTGCAGATATTAAAGATGGTGACAGGTGAAAATCTATATAGTGCTATTGTGGCAGAAATTATAGTGCTCTTTGTTACGGCAGTAATTTTTGCAGTCTATAATCCATTTAATGCCGTAAAAAAAGACACTGGCACTGCCACGGGTGCAGTCTAA
- a CDS encoding diaminopimelate decarboxylase, translating into MKKPFVTDEKLKEITATIPTPFHLYDEKGIRENTKAVKQAFSWNPGFKEYFAVKANPNPTLIKIMGEYGCGCDCSSLTELMLADAMGFSKDQIMFSSNVTPKEEYILADKLGGIINLDDFTHIDFLEETLGAIPEVISCRFNPGGLFKMSNGIMDNPGDSKYGMTTEQLFEAFRVLKAKGAREFGIHAFLASNTVTNEYYPMLAKILFELAVKLQKETGCHIKFINLSGGVGIPYQPDETPNDILAIGEGVHKVYDEILVPAKMGDVSLCTEMGRFMTGPYGCLVTKATHEKHIYKEYIGCDASAVDLLRPAMYGAYHHITVMGKEDQPCDHKYDVTGALCENNDKFAVDRMLPKIEPGDLLVIHDTGAHGYSMGYNYNGKLKSAEVLLKEDQSFEVIRRAETPKDYFATLDGTSEYKKMFPNG; encoded by the coding sequence ATGAAAAAGCCTTTTGTTACAGATGAGAAACTGAAAGAGATTACAGCAACAATTCCAACGCCCTTTCATCTATATGATGAAAAAGGCATCCGTGAGAATACAAAAGCAGTCAAACAGGCTTTTTCATGGAACCCGGGGTTTAAGGAATATTTTGCAGTGAAAGCCAATCCCAACCCCACACTAATCAAAATCATGGGTGAGTATGGCTGTGGCTGTGACTGTTCGTCTCTGACAGAACTGATGTTGGCTGATGCGATGGGATTTTCCAAAGATCAGATTATGTTCTCGTCGAATGTGACACCGAAAGAGGAGTATATTCTCGCAGACAAGCTTGGTGGAATTATAAACCTTGATGATTTCACCCATATTGATTTTTTGGAGGAAACACTTGGAGCTATTCCGGAGGTAATCAGTTGTAGATTTAATCCGGGCGGATTATTCAAGATGAGCAACGGAATCATGGACAATCCGGGAGATTCTAAGTACGGGATGACGACGGAGCAGCTTTTCGAGGCGTTTCGGGTGTTGAAAGCGAAAGGTGCCAGGGAGTTTGGAATTCATGCATTTCTCGCATCGAACACTGTTACCAATGAGTATTATCCAATGCTTGCAAAAATCCTGTTTGAACTGGCCGTAAAGCTTCAAAAAGAGACCGGATGCCATATTAAGTTTATTAACCTTTCCGGAGGAGTGGGAATTCCTTACCAACCAGATGAGACGCCAAATGATATTCTGGCCATCGGCGAAGGTGTTCATAAAGTGTATGATGAAATCCTGGTTCCGGCCAAAATGGGTGATGTCAGTCTGTGCACAGAGATGGGGCGTTTTATGACTGGCCCATACGGCTGTCTGGTCACAAAGGCTACCCATGAAAAGCATATATATAAAGAATATATTGGCTGTGATGCGTCAGCAGTGGATCTGCTGCGTCCGGCAATGTATGGTGCCTATCACCATATTACTGTAATGGGAAAAGAGGATCAGCCATGCGATCATAAGTATGATGTTACCGGTGCGCTTTGCGAAAATAATGATAAGTTTGCTGTCGACCGCATGCTTCCTAAAATAGAGCCAGGCGATCTTCTTGTTATACACGATACCGGAGCGCATGGATATTCCATGGGTTATAATTATAATGGCAAATTGAAATCAGCCGAGGTCCTGCTGAAAGAAGATCAGAGCTTTGAGGTGATACGTCGTGCGGAGACTCCGAAAGATTACTTTGCCACTTTGGATGGGACGTCCGAATATAAGAAAATGTTTCCGAATGGATAA
- the pyk gene encoding pyruvate kinase has translation MKRTKIVCTMGPNLNDEKVMRTLIETGMDVARFNFSHGDYEEHKSRMDMLKKLRKEYKLPIAILLDTKGPEIRTGVLEDGKSIELKEGRKIVLTTEDVVGNSGKISVSYKELPSDVKEGDKILIDDGLIELRVDEVSGTDIACIVDNGGELGERKGINVPNVSVNLPAITKKDKEDILFGVSQGIDFIAASFVRKPEDIREIKSFLAENNGSHVDVIAKIECAEAINNIDAIIDIADGIMVARGDLGVEIPPYQVPHLQKTIIEKCNHKYVPVITATQMLDSMMRNPRPTRAEVADVANAIYDGTDAIMLSGETAMGKYPVESVQMMVQVAEETEKYLKFDTYRDKKSVNEGSTVSSAVGFAAVEMVEHIGAACIVTPTMSGKTARLISNLRPSVPIYAVTPHEWARRKMQLYWGVNPVEGYLEDTTENIISHALYLVTREGYVKRDEKIIFTAGDPSTNDVKGETQATNMLHIVQAK, from the coding sequence ATGAAAAGAACAAAGATTGTTTGTACTATGGGTCCAAACCTGAATGACGAAAAAGTAATGAGAACTCTGATTGAGACAGGAATGGACGTTGCGCGTTTTAATTTTTCACACGGAGATTATGAGGAACATAAGAGCCGTATGGATATGTTAAAGAAACTTCGCAAGGAGTATAAACTTCCGATTGCAATCCTTTTGGACACAAAAGGACCGGAAATCCGGACGGGTGTTCTGGAAGATGGAAAAAGTATAGAGTTAAAGGAAGGACGAAAGATTGTCCTCACGACAGAGGATGTTGTCGGAAACAGTGGTAAAATATCTGTCAGCTATAAAGAGCTGCCTTCTGATGTAAAAGAAGGTGATAAGATTCTGATTGACGACGGTCTGATTGAGCTTAGAGTTGATGAGGTGTCCGGCACCGATATCGCCTGTATCGTGGATAACGGCGGAGAACTTGGCGAACGAAAAGGAATCAATGTTCCGAATGTTTCTGTCAATCTTCCTGCCATCACAAAAAAGGACAAGGAAGATATTCTTTTCGGAGTTAGTCAGGGAATTGATTTTATCGCTGCCTCTTTCGTCAGAAAACCAGAAGATATTCGGGAAATAAAGAGTTTCTTAGCCGAGAATAATGGTTCCCATGTCGATGTCATTGCAAAGATTGAATGTGCTGAGGCAATTAATAATATTGATGCAATTATTGATATTGCTGATGGTATCATGGTGGCAAGAGGAGATCTTGGCGTGGAGATTCCTCCATATCAGGTGCCACATCTTCAGAAAACGATTATTGAAAAATGCAATCACAAATACGTACCGGTTATCACAGCAACGCAGATGTTGGATTCCATGATGCGAAATCCCCGTCCGACTCGTGCAGAAGTGGCAGATGTAGCTAATGCTATCTATGATGGGACGGACGCCATTATGCTTTCTGGCGAGACTGCTATGGGAAAATACCCGGTTGAGTCTGTACAGATGATGGTTCAGGTTGCCGAAGAAACAGAAAAATATCTCAAGTTTGATACATACAGAGATAAAAAATCTGTGAATGAGGGCTCCACCGTGTCAAGTGCTGTCGGATTCGCTGCCGTCGAGATGGTCGAGCACATAGGAGCAGCATGTATTGTCACGCCGACGATGTCTGGAAAGACAGCACGTCTGATCTCAAATCTGCGGCCGAGTGTACCAATCTACGCTGTCACTCCCCATGAATGGGCGAGAAGAAAGATGCAGCTGTATTGGGGAGTAAATCCTGTGGAGGGATACTTGGAGGACACGACAGAAAATATCATCTCTCATGCACTTTACTTGGTTACACGCGAAGGATATGTAAAGAGGGATGAGAAGATCATATTTACAGCGGGAGATCCGTCTACAAATGATGTGAAAGGTGAAACTCAGGCTACCAATATGCTTCATATTGTTCAGGCCAAATAA
- the pepF gene encoding oligoendopeptidase F — protein MDNSKQLPLREDVPEAKTWDLTRIFTDDDEFETAFHMLKKDLERSREYKGTLDKGAKDFLAALEWVLAVSRKLETLYTYSSMKTDQDTGNTFYQGMNARTGALLAQTSEAISWFEPEVLSLSDDVIWSYFDKEPQLFVYRHFVEQIVDNRPHVLPEKQEALLAAAGEILDSPGTTFSILNNSDLVFPTIEDENREKVQLSHGVYGQLMESTDRSVRKAAFKGLYSVYDQFQNTFATTLRTNVKTHNYNAKVHGYKSAREAALSTNHVPESVYDTLVEVVNKNLPLLHRYMELRKRLLKVEELHMYDVYTPLMGEAPITYTFQEAKAQALEALTVMGPEYMNIVHEAFNNRWIDVVENKGKRSGAYSSGAYDTDPYILLNWHDTLDQVFTLIHETGHSVHSYFTRHNQPYVYGDYSIFLAEIASTTNENILTEHLLKTRSEPKVRAYVLNHFLDGFKGTVFRQTQFAEFEHFMHVEDAKGTALTSDFLDQAYGKLNKKYYGPSVEEDPEISLEWARIPHFYYNYYVFQYATGFSAASALSDKILNGKTDALNAYLTYLKSGNSDYPIEVMKKAGVDMTKADYLKDAMHVFESRMNELEDLVQELEK, from the coding sequence ATGGATAATTCAAAACAATTGCCACTTCGTGAAGATGTACCAGAAGCTAAGACATGGGACTTGACGAGAATATTCACAGATGATGATGAATTCGAAACGGCATTTCATATGCTTAAGAAAGATCTTGAAAGATCCAGGGAATATAAGGGAACACTGGATAAAGGTGCGAAAGATTTCCTTGCTGCTTTGGAATGGGTGCTCGCAGTTTCCAGAAAACTTGAAACCTTATATACTTATAGCAGCATGAAGACAGATCAGGACACGGGAAATACATTCTATCAGGGAATGAATGCCAGAACAGGTGCACTCCTTGCACAGACGAGTGAAGCCATCAGCTGGTTCGAGCCGGAAGTTCTTTCCCTGAGTGATGATGTGATCTGGAGTTATTTTGATAAAGAGCCCCAGCTTTTTGTTTATCGTCATTTTGTAGAGCAGATAGTGGATAATCGTCCTCATGTACTTCCGGAAAAACAAGAAGCACTTCTTGCGGCGGCCGGTGAAATTCTCGATTCTCCGGGTACGACATTTTCGATTCTCAACAATTCAGATCTCGTGTTTCCGACGATCGAAGATGAGAATAGGGAAAAGGTTCAGCTTTCGCATGGAGTCTATGGTCAATTGATGGAAAGTACGGACAGAAGTGTTCGGAAGGCTGCATTCAAGGGTCTTTATAGTGTCTATGATCAGTTTCAGAATACATTTGCCACGACGCTACGGACAAATGTAAAGACTCATAATTATAATGCCAAAGTACATGGATATAAATCTGCAAGGGAAGCTGCACTAAGTACAAATCATGTTCCTGAAAGTGTCTATGATACGCTGGTGGAGGTCGTGAATAAGAATCTGCCCCTGCTGCACCGCTATATGGAGCTGAGAAAGCGATTGTTAAAGGTGGAAGAACTTCATATGTATGATGTGTACACTCCTTTAATGGGCGAGGCACCGATCACCTATACATTTCAAGAGGCAAAGGCCCAGGCCCTCGAAGCGCTTACTGTGATGGGCCCAGAATACATGAACATAGTACACGAGGCATTCAACAACCGCTGGATTGATGTTGTGGAGAATAAAGGTAAGAGGAGTGGTGCTTATTCCTCCGGGGCTTATGACACAGATCCTTATATTCTGCTGAACTGGCATGACACACTGGATCAGGTGTTTACCCTGATACATGAGACGGGACACAGCGTGCATAGTTATTTTACCCGTCATAATCAACCTTACGTTTATGGTGATTACTCTATTTTTTTGGCGGAAATTGCCTCAACAACCAATGAAAATATTCTGACAGAGCATCTGCTGAAGACGAGGAGTGAGCCAAAAGTTCGTGCCTATGTGCTGAATCACTTTCTGGATGGATTCAAGGGAACTGTATTCCGTCAGACACAATTTGCCGAATTTGAACATTTTATGCATGTGGAAGATGCTAAGGGAACAGCACTTACAAGTGATTTTTTGGATCAGGCATATGGCAAACTGAATAAAAAATATTATGGGCCGTCAGTAGAAGAAGATCCGGAGATAAGTCTTGAATGGGCGAGAATCCCACATTTTTATTACAATTACTATGTATTCCAGTATGCAACCGGATTCTCAGCAGCTTCAGCTCTTTCGGATAAGATTTTAAATGGAAAAACAGACGCATTGAATGCTTATCTGACTTATCTAAAATCAGGCAACAGTGATTATCCGATCGAAGTCATGAAGAAAGCCGGCGTTGATATGACAAAAGCAGATTATCTGAAGGATGCAATGCATGTCTTCGAGAGCAGGATGAATGAACTGGAAGACCTGGTGCAAGAGCTGGAAAAATAA
- the aroC gene encoding chorismate synthase: MAGSTYGMIFKITTWGESHGKGIGVVIDGCPAGLLLEREDIQKFLDRRKPGQDRYSTKRREGDAVEILSGVFEGYTTGTPIALMIRNTDQRSEDYNKIADYYRPGHADYTYDEKYGFRDYRGGGRSSGRETAGRVAAGAIASKLLKELGVTLTTYVRSIGPVSIETFHPEEINRNSLNMPDAAAAERASEYLEDCLRKQDSSGGCIECIVHGLPSGVGDPVFEKLDANLAKALMSIGAVKAIEIGDGKEVSVTTGSHNNDAFVGENGEVRKKTNHAGGILGGISDGSDLILRASFKPTPSIFTTQQTVNSKGDNIEINIKGRHDPVIVPRAVVVVESMTAVTLIDSLMTGMSCRLSNLKKIWN, translated from the coding sequence ATGGCCGGTTCAACATATGGAATGATTTTTAAGATTACAACATGGGGAGAGTCTCACGGAAAGGGAATTGGAGTAGTCATAGATGGCTGTCCGGCAGGTCTTTTGCTTGAGCGGGAAGATATTCAAAAGTTCTTAGACCGCAGAAAGCCCGGACAAGATCGGTATTCCACAAAGCGCAGAGAAGGAGACGCTGTTGAAATACTCTCAGGGGTTTTTGAAGGATATACTACCGGCACTCCAATTGCACTGATGATCAGAAATACGGATCAGCGGTCCGAAGATTACAACAAAATCGCCGATTACTATCGTCCAGGACACGCGGATTATACATATGACGAAAAATACGGTTTCCGCGACTACAGAGGGGGTGGCCGCTCTTCCGGAAGAGAAACTGCAGGGCGTGTCGCGGCAGGTGCCATAGCATCCAAACTACTAAAAGAACTGGGGGTCACACTGACTACCTATGTCCGCTCAATTGGACCTGTCAGCATTGAGACATTTCATCCGGAAGAAATCAACAGAAATTCACTGAATATGCCAGATGCGGCCGCAGCAGAACGTGCATCCGAATATCTGGAAGATTGTCTCAGGAAACAGGATTCCTCAGGGGGATGTATAGAATGTATCGTACACGGTCTTCCCTCTGGTGTCGGAGATCCCGTGTTTGAAAAACTGGACGCCAACCTTGCAAAAGCACTGATGTCCATCGGTGCTGTAAAGGCCATAGAAATTGGAGATGGAAAAGAAGTTTCCGTCACCACAGGAAGTCATAATAATGATGCATTTGTCGGAGAAAATGGTGAGGTGAGAAAAAAGACCAATCATGCAGGGGGAATTCTCGGAGGCATCAGTGATGGAAGTGACTTGATCCTGAGAGCCTCTTTCAAACCAACCCCTTCCATCTTCACCACGCAGCAGACGGTCAATTCAAAAGGTGACAATATTGAAATCAATATCAAAGGGCGCCATGACCCTGTCATAGTGCCCCGTGCTGTTGTTGTTGTCGAATCAATGACCGCAGTCACGCTGATTGACAGTTTGATGACTGGCATGAGCTGCCGGCTGTCTAATCTGAAAAAAATATGGAACTAG
- a CDS encoding magnesium transporter CorA family protein, which translates to MIRIFKSEETRIKTLEAPEEGCWIALTNPSDNELSEVTRRYGIDQNDLRAPLDEEERSRIGIEDSYTLVLVDIPVIEERNNKDWYGTIPLSIIVCDKVIITVCLEDTPILTDFMKGKVKNFHTHMKTRFILQILYRNASMYLNYLRIIDKKSDMVEKNLHKSQRNKELIELLELEKSLVYFTTSLRSNEVVLEKLLKVDTIKKYPEDEDLLEDVIIENKQAIEMDNIYSGILSGMMDAFASVISNNQNIVMKALSVITIVMSIPTIIYSAYGMNMNVKGMPLAGNPHGFIIVIVVSVVLSLVVALWFSKKNMFR; encoded by the coding sequence ATGATCAGAATTTTCAAATCAGAAGAAACACGAATTAAGACACTGGAAGCACCGGAAGAAGGGTGTTGGATTGCACTGACGAACCCGTCGGACAATGAACTGTCTGAGGTTACGCGCCGTTATGGGATAGACCAGAACGACCTGCGTGCACCTCTGGACGAAGAAGAACGTTCACGAATCGGGATTGAAGATTCTTACACTCTTGTTTTGGTGGATATCCCCGTGATCGAAGAGCGTAATAACAAGGATTGGTATGGTACGATTCCCTTGAGTATTATTGTCTGTGATAAGGTGATAATAACGGTATGTCTCGAAGACACACCGATCCTCACAGACTTTATGAAGGGAAAAGTGAAAAACTTTCATACCCATATGAAGACTCGCTTCATTCTGCAGATACTATACAGAAATGCCAGTATGTATCTTAATTATCTTCGTATCATAGATAAAAAGAGTGATATGGTTGAGAAGAATCTCCATAAATCCCAGAGAAACAAAGAATTGATCGAGCTGTTGGAACTGGAAAAATCGCTGGTTTACTTTACAACATCTCTGCGGTCGAATGAAGTTGTATTGGAGAAACTTCTGAAGGTGGATACCATTAAAAAATATCCGGAAGATGAAGATCTCCTTGAGGATGTTATTATCGAGAATAAACAGGCAATCGAGATGGACAATATCTATAGTGGAATCTTAAGCGGTATGATGGATGCATTTGCCTCGGTAATATCCAACAATCAGAATATTGTTATGAAAGCACTCTCCGTCATCACAATTGTGATGTCAATACCAACAATTATATATTCGGCTTATGGCATGAATATGAATGTAAAAGGAATGCCCCTAGCCGGAAACCCGCACGGATTTATAATTGTCATAGTTGTGTCTGTTGTGCTGAGTCTGGTTGTTGCATTGTGGTTTTCAAAAAAGAACATGTTCAGATAA
- a CDS encoding uroporphyrinogen decarboxylase family protein, translated as MDFMQRAATRDYSKHWSTKGTFPWMIQQPKPKIEKRQISVRDNYIRCVKGEKPYWMPAYFYESDTVWPDAIEEHPVPEIDGYDWWGVNWFMVDEINGMITKPGTRTISEFSKWKKELQWPDVSKIDFESDGKKIRKTLDPERPHIYECVEGIFERLHELIPFDETLLAFYEEPDLLEEFFQKMADYKIETTDKVFDFYGRVDGVLYHDDWGTQRSGFFSNEMYREQLMPSTSRYLNFVKRKGKFIELHSCGRNMQYVPEMIEMGIDMWTPQPNANDADFLHNTYGKEMTFSFPITIKQDWSEQKIREGVRDFVDHYGENGRVMAWIMTEPMDAEKEKIARAELYHYSLEYYNKLYQREEGL; from the coding sequence ATGGATTTCATGCAACGAGCAGCAACAAGAGACTATTCGAAACATTGGAGTACTAAAGGTACTTTTCCATGGATGATTCAACAGCCGAAACCGAAGATTGAAAAAAGACAGATCAGTGTACGTGATAATTATATTCGTTGTGTAAAAGGAGAAAAACCTTATTGGATGCCTGCTTATTTTTACGAATCGGATACGGTATGGCCGGATGCAATAGAAGAACACCCAGTACCTGAAATCGATGGTTATGACTGGTGGGGAGTAAATTGGTTTATGGTGGATGAAATCAACGGGATGATAACAAAACCGGGGACCAGAACAATTTCAGAGTTTTCTAAGTGGAAAAAAGAACTGCAATGGCCAGATGTGTCCAAAATTGATTTTGAAAGTGATGGAAAAAAGATCCGGAAAACATTAGATCCGGAAAGACCACATATTTATGAGTGTGTGGAGGGGATCTTTGAACGACTTCACGAATTGATTCCGTTTGATGAAACGCTTTTAGCATTTTATGAGGAGCCAGATCTTTTAGAAGAGTTTTTTCAAAAGATGGCCGATTATAAAATTGAGACGACGGACAAAGTTTTTGATTTCTATGGAAGGGTTGATGGTGTTTTATATCATGACGATTGGGGAACGCAAAGAAGTGGTTTCTTTTCAAATGAAATGTATCGGGAGCAGCTGATGCCTTCTACTAGTCGCTATTTGAATTTTGTGAAAAGAAAGGGGAAATTTATAGAGTTGCATTCCTGTGGCAGGAATATGCAGTATGTGCCAGAAATGATAGAGATGGGGATTGATATGTGGACTCCTCAGCCGAATGCAAATGATGCAGATTTCCTTCACAACACCTATGGAAAAGAAATGACTTTTTCTTTCCCGATAACTATAAAACAGGATTGGAGTGAGCAGAAGATTCGTGAGGGCGTTCGTGATTTTGTTGACCATTATGGTGAAAACGGGCGCGTAATGGCATGGATTATGACGGAACCAATGGACGCTGAAAAAGAAAAGATTGCCAGAGCTGAATTGTATCATTATTCTTTAGAATACTATAACAAGCTATATCAACGGGAGGAGGGGCTATAA
- a CDS encoding PucR family transcriptional regulator, whose translation MKLSMWMIANRLYSLDPILNIRQDAKPILKSARRAYATNCVLISQEGRDVICDGEDDTIRLKDISVSEASEIVQSVFDSYDDWYSNIIHLIASRNYQEAIDQSWVFFQNPIILFNGNSRTLGMSSRYGIGEVDEEWDFLLKYRFPSMNFLNFIKFQAAGSIFDYDGMKRLDFVSKKYRQGITYGLYYDDLFCGRITLLEKERPLNPGDYQLIDIFAGILKMQPLSLDEVSSCRQNMNIYPLLLRGKHVDHEQLKETLLFREWEIKDQYQLYLLSFKSYDREQVTILSHMFTQQLSKCEVIHLEQNLVILCNTSKSNDCPDPILKDLSKPNHFVFSASLPVFDINRLHFLMDQASYALKAGTQRTVKEIFHPFYTYAIDYILESARPEYKLYACHPDVVKLWNLQENSNDYLFETLKAYIENERSLIGTAQTLFVHRNSVVYRIKKLENKLQCDLNRAYTREYISLSIRILELSNRIS comes from the coding sequence ATGAAACTCAGCATGTGGATGATTGCAAACAGATTATACTCCCTGGACCCAATTTTGAATATCAGGCAGGATGCAAAACCAATATTGAAAAGTGCAAGGCGGGCTTATGCCACAAACTGTGTACTCATCTCTCAGGAAGGAAGGGACGTTATCTGTGACGGGGAAGACGATACCATTCGTTTAAAAGATATCTCCGTTTCCGAGGCTTCTGAAATCGTTCAGTCCGTCTTTGACTCCTATGATGACTGGTATTCGAACATCATTCATCTGATCGCTTCCAGGAATTATCAGGAGGCCATTGATCAGTCCTGGGTGTTTTTTCAAAATCCAATCATCCTCTTTAACGGAAACAGCAGAACTCTTGGAATGAGCAGCCGCTATGGCATCGGGGAGGTGGATGAGGAATGGGATTTTCTTTTAAAATACAGATTTCCATCGATGAACTTTCTAAACTTTATAAAATTTCAAGCTGCCGGCAGCATCTTTGACTATGATGGAATGAAACGTCTCGACTTTGTAAGTAAAAAGTATCGACAGGGAATCACTTATGGATTGTACTATGATGATCTCTTCTGCGGGAGAATTACGCTTCTCGAAAAAGAGCGCCCCTTAAATCCCGGCGATTATCAGTTGATTGACATCTTTGCCGGGATCTTAAAGATGCAGCCCCTAAGTCTGGACGAAGTTTCCAGTTGTCGCCAAAATATGAATATCTATCCACTGCTTTTGAGGGGAAAGCACGTTGACCATGAGCAGCTGAAAGAGACACTGCTTTTTCGCGAATGGGAAATTAAAGATCAGTATCAGTTGTATCTTTTAAGCTTCAAATCCTATGACAGAGAACAGGTCACTATTCTTTCACATATGTTTACGCAGCAATTATCAAAATGTGAAGTTATTCACTTGGAACAGAATCTTGTAATCCTGTGCAATACCTCAAAAAGCAATGACTGCCCAGATCCTATACTGAAAGATTTGTCAAAACCCAATCATTTTGTCTTTTCTGCCAGTCTTCCTGTTTTTGATATCAACAGACTGCATTTTTTGATGGATCAGGCATCCTATGCATTAAAAGCAGGGACGCAGCGAACTGTTAAGGAAATCTTTCATCCTTTTTATACCTATGCCATCGATTACATCCTCGAATCAGCGCGACCTGAATACAAGCTGTACGCATGTCATCCTGATGTCGTAAAATTATGGAATCTACAAGAGAATTCAAATGATTATCTTTTTGAAACATTAAAGGCGTACATAGAAAATGAGCGATCCCTGATTGGAACCGCCCAAACCCTTTTTGTTCATCGCAATTCAGTCGTATACCGAATCAAAAAGCTGGAGAACAAACTACAATGTGATCTTAATCGTGCATACACAAGGGAATATATCAGCTTATCCATACGCATACTGGAGTTAAGCAATCGAATAAGTTAG